In the genome of Paramisgurnus dabryanus chromosome 18, PD_genome_1.1, whole genome shotgun sequence, one region contains:
- the LOC135721509 gene encoding sphingosine 1-phosphate receptor 3-like codes for MINEVISSHYNQMGKPSNRTTTKEPLKDPKTAVILGVCSLIVLENLIVLLAVWKNHKFHNRMYFFIANLALCDLLAGVSYMVNLMMSGEFTFHLSTTAWFVREGSTFVALSASIFSLLAIAIERHLTMIKMRPYDSNKKYRVFLLIGTCWLIAITLGALPILGWNCLDKLSECSTLFPLYSKYYVAFCITIFLSLLLAISVLYARIYILVKTTSSKVTKHGDSEHSMALLRTVIIVVGVFIACWTPVFVLFLVDVACQGGAKSCPILLKAEWFIVLAVLNSGMNPVIYTLASREMRRAFYRLVCGCVVKEDGLGSKQNTDPGRSKTSSNSQQAAEPDGPETINAKPTG; via the coding sequence ATGATAAACGAGGTTATTTCCAGCCATTACAATCAGATGGGAAAGCCAAGCAATCGTACCACCACCAAAGAGCCTCTGAAGGATCCCAAAACAGCTGTGATTTTGGGAGTATGCAGCCTCATTGTTTTGGAGAACCTGATCGTTTTGTTGGCAGTTTGGAAGAATCATAAATTTCACAACCGAATGTATTTTTTCATCGCTAACCTGGCTTTATGCGACCTGTTGGCCGGCGTGAGCTACATGGTCAACCTGATGATGTCAGGAGAGTTTACGTTTCATCTGTCCACAACTGCGTGGTTTGTGCGTGAAGGGAGCACGTTTGTAGCCCTGAGCGCTTCCATCTTCAGCCTCTTGGCGATCGCTATTGAGCGCCACCTCACCATGATTAAAATGAGGCCTTATGattcaaacaaaaaatacaggGTGTTTCTCTTAATAGGGACTTGTTGGTTGATAGCCATCACACTGGGAGCTCTGCCCATTTTGGGCTGGAACTGTCTGGATAAACTTTCAGAGTGCTCAACCCTCTTTCCCCTCTACAGCAAATACTACGTGGCCTTCTGCATCACCATTTTCCTTTCACTGCTGCTGGCCATCTCCGTGCTGTACGCCAGGATTTACATCCTCGTCAAAACCACCAGCAGCAAAGTCACCAAGCACGGCGACTCGGAGCACTCCATGGCTCTCCTTCGAACCGTGATCATCGTGGTGGGCGTCTTCATCGCTTGCTGGACGCCCGTCTTCGTGCTTTTCCTTGTCGATGTGGCCTGCCAAGGGGGAGCCAAGAGCTGTCCCATCCTGCTGAAAGCAGAGTGGTTCATAGTCCTGGCAGTGTTGAATTCCGGCATGAACCCGGTGATATACACGTTAGCAAGCAGGGAAATGCGCCGTGCCTTTTACAGGCTGGTTTGTGGCTGTGTGGTGAAGGAGGACGGGTTGGGAAGCAAACAGAACACAGACCCCGGCAGAAGCAAGACGAGTTCGAACAGTCAGCAAGCGGCTGAACCCGACGGCCCTGAAACCATCAATGCAAAACCAACCGGCTGA
- the LOC135721510 gene encoding sphingosine 1-phosphate receptor 3-like, producing the protein MINQTIFKHYNQMGKTSNRTTTIDALKDPKTAVILGVCSLIVLENLIVLLAIWKNHKFHNRMYFFIANLALCDLLAGVSYMVNLMMSGEFTFHLSTTAWFVREGSTFVALSASIFSLLAIAIERHLTMIKMRPYDSNKKYRVFLLIGTCWLIAVTLGALPILGWNCLDKLQECSTIFPLYSKYYVAFCITIFLSLLLAISVLYTRIYILVKTTSSKVTKHCDSEHSMALLRTVIIVVGVFIACWTPVFVLFLIDVACQGGAKSCPVLLKDDWFIALAVSNSGMNPVIYTLASREMRRAFYRLVCGCVVKEDGLGSK; encoded by the coding sequence ATGATAAACCAGACTATTTTCAAACATTACAATCAGATGGGAAAGACAAGCAATCGTACCACCACCATAGATGCCCTGAAGGATCCCAAAACAGCTGTGATTTTGGGAGTATGCAGCCTCATTGTTTTGGAGAACCTGATCGTTTTGTTGGCAATTTGGAAGAATCATAAATTTCACAACCGGATGTATTTTTTCATCGCTAACCTGGCTTTATGCGACCTGTTGGCCGGCGTGAGCTACATGGTCAACCTGATGATGTCAGGAGAGTTTACGTTTCATTTGTCCACAACTGCGTGGTTTGTGCGTGAAGGGAGCACGTTTGTAGCCCTGAGCGCTTCCATCTTCAGCCTCTTGGCGATCGCTATTGAGCGCCACCTCACCATGATTAAAATGAGGCCTTATGattcaaacaaaaaatacaggGTGTTTCTCTTAATAGGGACTTGTTGGTTGATAGCTGTCACACTGGGAGCTCTGCCCATTTTGGGCTGGAACTGTCTGGATAAACTTCAAGAGTGCTCGACCATCTTTCCCCTCTACAGCAAATATTACGTGGCCTTCTGCATCACCATTTTCCTTTCACTGCTGCTGGCCATCTCTGTGCTGTACACCAGGATTTATATCCTCGTCAAAACCACCAGCAGCAAAGTCACCAAGCACTGCGACTCGGAGCACTCCATGGCTCTCCTTCGAACTGTGATCATCGTGGTGGGCGTCTTCATCGCTTGCTGGACGCCCGTCTTCGTGCTCTTCCTTATCGACGTAGCATGCCAAGGGGGAGCCAAGAGCTGTCCCGTCCTGCTGAAAGATGATTGGTTCATAGCCCTGGCGGTGTCGAATTCCGGCATGAACCCGGTGATATACACGTTAGCAAGCAGGGAAATGCGCCGTGCCTTTTACAGGCTGGTTTGTGGCTGTGTGGTGAAGGAGGACGGGTTGGGAAGCAAATAG